From Thermodesulfovibrionales bacterium, one genomic window encodes:
- a CDS encoding ABC transporter permease, protein SMPQFGLLAMLVLLCFQMLSGATTPRESMPTLVQYLMLAAPDTHFVMMAQAILYRGAGLEVVWKQFAALALIGTVLFSIALGRFRKTIGTMA, encoded by the coding sequence TCGATGCCCCAGTTCGGACTGCTGGCGATGCTGGTTCTGCTGTGCTTTCAAATGCTCTCGGGAGCAACAACGCCGCGGGAGAGCATGCCCACGCTGGTGCAGTATCTCATGCTGGCGGCGCCCGACACCCATTTCGTCATGATGGCCCAGGCGATTTTATACCGAGGTGCAGGCCTGGAGGTTGTGTGGAAACAATTCGCGGCCCTTGCCCTGATCGGCACGGTCTTGTTCAGTATCGCACTGGGGCGTTTTCGCAAGACCATCGGGACGATGGCATGA